The proteins below are encoded in one region of Podarcis raffonei isolate rPodRaf1 chromosome 8, rPodRaf1.pri, whole genome shotgun sequence:
- the CFAP20 gene encoding cilia- and flagella-associated protein 20, producing the protein MFKNTFQSGFLSVLYSIGSKPLQIWDKKVRNGHIKRITDNDIQSLVLEIEGTNVSTTYITCPADPKKTLGIKLPFLVMIIKNLKKYFTFEVQVLDDKNVRRRFRASNYQSTTRVKPFICTMPMRLDDGWNQIQFNLSDFTRRAYGTNYIETLRVQIHANCRIRRIYFSDRLYSEDELPAEFKLYIPVQNKAKQ; encoded by the exons atGTTCAAGAACACGTTCCAGAGCGGCTTCCTATCCGTGCTCTACAGCATCGGGAGCAAACCGCTGCAGATCTGGGACAAGAAG GTGCGGAATGGCCACATCAAAAGAATTACAGATAATGATATTCAGTCATTGGTGTTGGAGATTGAAGGGACCAATGTCAG TACCACATACATCACGTGTCCTGCTGACCCAAAGAAGACGCTGGGGATCAAATTACCCTTTCTGGTGATGATAATCAAGAACCTGAAGAAATACTTCACCTTTGAAGTACAG GTGTTAGATGATAAAAATGTGCGCCGACGGTTCCGTGCCAGCAATTACCAGAGCACCACCCGTGTCAAGCCTTTCATCTGCACCATGCCTATGCGCCTGGATGATGGCTGGAACCAGATCCAATTCAACCTCTCTGACTTCACTCGACGAGCATATGGTACCAACTACATTGAAACCCTGAGAGTCCAG ATCCACGCAAATTGTCGCATCCGCAGAATTTATTTCTCTGACAGACTCTACTCTGAGGATGAGCTTCCTGCTGAGTTCAAGCTTTATATCCCAGTCCAGAACAAGGCCAAG CAATGA